One Gossypium arboreum isolate Shixiya-1 chromosome 13, ASM2569848v2, whole genome shotgun sequence genomic window, CTCCAATCCGCATCTTCCGGTAGTTCAAGTCTCCTTACATATCCATATTCCCACCAATTGCAGCTTCTCCAATCCTTTTTCTGGGATTCTCTCTGCAGCAACTTCAGTTGTCCAAAAATTTCAACAATTTTCCCTTTTTCGACATGGATTTGTACATTATTCGTTTTCCCTACCCCTGCTTCAATTCATCAAAACATTATTTGATCAGTTTTGACAAAGAGAAACGATCACTAAACCTAAGGAATGTCTTCATCTCATTTTTCCCAGTTTCAGAACCAAAAATGTTTCGAAAGCAAGGTACCTTGTTTTACAAGGCACTCTGGGTTCATATCTATCTTTATAACTAACTTCatcttatttttcccatttttcaGAACCAAAAGGTGTTCCAAAAACAAGGTTCCTTGTTTTAAAAGGCACACAATGATTTCCAACTTAGGGTTCATATCTATCTTTATGAACATTAAATCTATATTTTAACTTGAGAATTCCAAAAAGGGTGCTTGGAGAAAAACAGTTACCTGGAAGCTCTGCTTTAAGAACATAAGCTTGATCTGTCTGAAACCAATCAACTGAGCTCTTACCAGAGTTCCTTAGATTTGATAATAAGCTATCTGATTCAAAGTCCCACAGAGGAAAGGCATCTGATGGATCAAAGAATTTCCCAAACAACAATGGACTAAACAATGATCCTTCTCCAAATACCTTATGCACTAATGGATTTCCCTGGGAGAGTAACCTCTTGAATTCGTCCTCGGCTAATGAAATACACCATTTGTGAGGAGTTTGGTCTTCTGTCTGAACTTCAAGTTTAAGGCAACTAGTCATTGAAAGATTGTAACCaaacccaaaagaaaaaaaaatgttttgaTTTCAGAGTTTCTCTGTGAGAGTTTTTGTGGAATTTAGCATCTTATAGTGGTAGA contains:
- the LOC108461966 gene encoding 21.7 kDa class VI heat shock protein-like isoform X2 encodes the protein MTSCLKLEVQTEDQTPHKWCISLAEDEFKRLLSQGNPLVHKVFGEGSLFSPLLFGKFFDPSDAFPLWDFESDSLLSNLRNSGKSSVDWFQTDQAYVLKAELPGVGKTNNVQIHVEKGKIVEIFGQLKLLQRESQKKDWRSCNWWEYGYVRRLELPEDADWRRIEAYLSIDAVLEIRIPRNLLHSDTSASGVGKNSE
- the LOC108461966 gene encoding 21.7 kDa class VI heat shock protein-like isoform X1, which translates into the protein MTSCLKLEVQTEDQTPHKWCISLAEDEFKRLLSQGNPLVHKVFGEGSLFSPLLFGKFFDPSDAFPLWDFESDSLLSNLRNSGKSSVDWFQTDQAYVLKAELPAGVGKTNNVQIHVEKGKIVEIFGQLKLLQRESQKKDWRSCNWWEYGYVRRLELPEDADWRRIEAYLSIDAVLEIRIPRNLLHSDTSASGVGKNSE